The following coding sequences are from one Mugil cephalus isolate CIBA_MC_2020 chromosome 9, CIBA_Mcephalus_1.1, whole genome shotgun sequence window:
- the zgc:162698 gene encoding transmembrane protein 87A-like isoform X1, producing the protein MASSVGPGPGSGPAPRSGSGVGPGRTGPRRPRSSAQLLPLLLLMLAGLVGPVGAVSEPGLWILNIDSKTLSKQNQFYFPKTLFNQTIIRLKPLMPKCDASPPVELEVSWYLRNSHCYNEVFNTNPKPSSYFMSKEVVPGGGSGYYSFNQYPPFRCGPNINSSLFELKDLNKQTWLREAPPEPKPTEKSLRRRRRGLELPKPKPASGQKNVSSAEDAVAEAWEDGPYMFILQVKEIKSKDSPNPWSMQIQISMKGPHGFISASEWPLMVFYMVMCIVYVLMAVLWLVLSACYWRDLLRIQFWIGGVIFLGMLEKAVYYAEFQSIRYDGLSVHGAVVFAEVLSAVKRTLARVLVIIASLGYGIVKPRLGALLHRVVGVGLLYLVFSIIEGTLRVNTDQGDNTNSSSLLCSIVLAFTDSCVVWWIFVSLAQTMKLLRLRRNVVKLSLYRHFTNTLIFAVIASVIFILWNMRTFWMSKCQSDWREKWIYDAFWRFLFSTILLVIMFLWRPSANNQRYAFSPLIDEEEEEEEEKEPMMNEAFEGMKMRGMKNETNGTAKGNKVDEDLKWVEDNIPSSVVDVALPPLLDSDEEIMTTKFEMSKME; encoded by the exons ATGGCAAGCTCCGTAGGTCCTGGTCCGGGTTCGGGTCCGGCTCCGCGTTCGGGATCGGGTGTGGGTCCGGGTCGGACCGGGCCGCGTAGACCCCGGTCCTCGGCCCAGCTGCTCCCGCTGCTCCTCCTGATGCTGGCCGGTCTGGTCGGGCCGGTCGGGGCGGTGTCGGAGCCCGGACTGTGGATCCTGAATATCGACAGC AAAACCCTGAGCAAACAGAACCAGTTCTACTTCCCTAAAACCCTGTTCAACCAAACCATCATCCGTCTGAAAC CGCTGATGCCGAAATGTGACGCTTCGCCTCCCGTGGAGCTGGAAGTCTCCTGGTATCTGAGGAACTCTCACTGCTACAACGAGGTCTTCAACACCAAC ccgAAGCCGAGCAGCTACTTCATGTCTAAGGAGGTGGTTCCGGGAGGAGGGAGCGGATATTACTCCTTCAACCAGTATCCTCCCTTCCGCTGTGGACCGAACATCAACTCCAGCCTG tttgaacTGAAAGACTTAAACAAGCAAACATGGCTGAGAGAGGCGCCGCCGGAACCG aagCCCACAGAGAaaagtctgaggaggaggaggagagggctgGAGCTTCCCAAACCAAAG cCGGCGTCAGGACAGAAAAACGTCTCTTCTGCAGAAGACGCCGTGGCCGAGGCCTGGGAGGACGGACCCTACATGTTCATCCTGCAAGTCAAAGAGATCAAGAGCAAGGACTCCCCCAACCCCTGGAGCATGCAGA tccAGATCAGCATGAAGGGTCCTCACGGCTTCATCTCGGCCTCAGAGTGGCCTCTGATGGTG TTCTACATGGTGATGTGCATCGTGTACGTGCTGATGGCCGTCCTCTGGCTGGTCCTGTCCGCCTGCTACTGGAGGGACCTGCTCCGGATCCAGTTCTGGATCGGGGGCGTCATCTTCCTGGGGATGCTGGAGAAAGCGGTTTACTACGCCGAGTTCCAGAGCATCCGATACGACGGCTTGTCAG tccacGGGGCGGTCGTCTTCGCTGAGGTCCTCTCTGCTGTGAAGAGGACTCTGGCCCGAGTGTTGGTGATCATCGCTAGTCTGGGATACGGCATCGTCAA GCCCAGACTCGGAGCTCTGCTGCACAGAGTCGTCGGGGTCGGTCTCCTCTACCTGGTCTTCTCCATCATAGAGGGAACTCTACGGGTCAACACC gacCAAGGAGACAACACCAACAGCAGTAGTTTATTGTGTAGCATAGTTCTGGCCTTCACTGACTCCTGTGTGGTCTGGTGG ATCTTCGTGAGTCTGGCTCAGACGATGAAGCTGCTGCGTCTCAGGAGGAACGTGGTGAAGCTGTCTCTCTACAGACACTTCACCAACACGCTCATCTTCGCTGTCATAG CGTCGGTCATTTTCATCCTCTGGAACATGAGGACCTTCTGGATGTCTAAGTGTCAGTCT GACTGGAGGGAGAAGTGGATCTATGACGCCTTCTGGCGCTTCCTGTTCTCCACCATCCTATTGGTCATCATGTTCCTATGGCGACCGTCGGCCAATAACCAGAG GTACGCGTTCAGTCCTCTGatagacgaggaggaggaggaggaagaggagaaggagcccATGATGAACGAGGCTTTCG AGGGGATGAAGATGAGGGGCATGAAGAACGAGACCAACGGGACGGCCAAAGGCAACAAAGTG GATGAGGATCTGAAGTGGGTTGAAGACAACATCCCATCATCTGTTGTCGACGT CGCTCTGCCTCCGCTGCTAGACTCTGATGAg GAGATCATGACGACCAAGTTCGAAATGTCAAAGATGGAgtga
- the zgc:162698 gene encoding transmembrane protein 87A-like isoform X2, translating to MASSVGPGPGSGPAPRSGSGVGPGRTGPRRPRSSAQLLPLLLLMLAGLVGPVGAVSEPGLWILNIDSKTLSKQNQFYFPKTLFNQTIIRLKPLMPKCDASPPVELEVSWYLRNSHCYNEVFNTNPKPSSYFMSKEVVPGGGSGYYSFNQYPPFRCGPNINSSLFELKDLNKQTWLREAPPEPKPTEKSLRRRRRGLELPKPKPASGQKNVSSAEDAVAEAWEDGPYMFILQVKEIKSKDSPNPWSMQIQISMKGPHGFISASEWPLMVFYMVMCIVYVLMAVLWLVLSACYWRDLLRIQFWIGGVIFLGMLEKAVYYAEFQSIRYDGLSVHGAVVFAEVLSAVKRTLARVLVIIASLGYGIVKPRLGALLHRVVGVGLLYLVFSIIEGTLRVNTAEDDVVLLAAIPLAVLDSTLCWWIFVSLAQTMKLLRLRRNVVKLSLYRHFTNTLIFAVIASVIFILWNMRTFWMSKCQSDWREKWIYDAFWRFLFSTILLVIMFLWRPSANNQRYAFSPLIDEEEEEEEEKEPMMNEAFEGMKMRGMKNETNGTAKGNKVDEDLKWVEDNIPSSVVDVALPPLLDSDEEIMTTKFEMSKME from the exons ATGGCAAGCTCCGTAGGTCCTGGTCCGGGTTCGGGTCCGGCTCCGCGTTCGGGATCGGGTGTGGGTCCGGGTCGGACCGGGCCGCGTAGACCCCGGTCCTCGGCCCAGCTGCTCCCGCTGCTCCTCCTGATGCTGGCCGGTCTGGTCGGGCCGGTCGGGGCGGTGTCGGAGCCCGGACTGTGGATCCTGAATATCGACAGC AAAACCCTGAGCAAACAGAACCAGTTCTACTTCCCTAAAACCCTGTTCAACCAAACCATCATCCGTCTGAAAC CGCTGATGCCGAAATGTGACGCTTCGCCTCCCGTGGAGCTGGAAGTCTCCTGGTATCTGAGGAACTCTCACTGCTACAACGAGGTCTTCAACACCAAC ccgAAGCCGAGCAGCTACTTCATGTCTAAGGAGGTGGTTCCGGGAGGAGGGAGCGGATATTACTCCTTCAACCAGTATCCTCCCTTCCGCTGTGGACCGAACATCAACTCCAGCCTG tttgaacTGAAAGACTTAAACAAGCAAACATGGCTGAGAGAGGCGCCGCCGGAACCG aagCCCACAGAGAaaagtctgaggaggaggaggagagggctgGAGCTTCCCAAACCAAAG cCGGCGTCAGGACAGAAAAACGTCTCTTCTGCAGAAGACGCCGTGGCCGAGGCCTGGGAGGACGGACCCTACATGTTCATCCTGCAAGTCAAAGAGATCAAGAGCAAGGACTCCCCCAACCCCTGGAGCATGCAGA tccAGATCAGCATGAAGGGTCCTCACGGCTTCATCTCGGCCTCAGAGTGGCCTCTGATGGTG TTCTACATGGTGATGTGCATCGTGTACGTGCTGATGGCCGTCCTCTGGCTGGTCCTGTCCGCCTGCTACTGGAGGGACCTGCTCCGGATCCAGTTCTGGATCGGGGGCGTCATCTTCCTGGGGATGCTGGAGAAAGCGGTTTACTACGCCGAGTTCCAGAGCATCCGATACGACGGCTTGTCAG tccacGGGGCGGTCGTCTTCGCTGAGGTCCTCTCTGCTGTGAAGAGGACTCTGGCCCGAGTGTTGGTGATCATCGCTAGTCTGGGATACGGCATCGTCAA GCCCAGACTCGGAGCTCTGCTGCACAGAGTCGTCGGGGTCGGTCTCCTCTACCTGGTCTTCTCCATCATAGAGGGAACTCTACGGGTCAACACC gCTGAAGATGACGTAGTTCTCCTCGCTGCTATTCCTCTGGCTGTGCTCGACTCTACCCTCTGCTGGTGG ATCTTCGTGAGTCTGGCTCAGACGATGAAGCTGCTGCGTCTCAGGAGGAACGTGGTGAAGCTGTCTCTCTACAGACACTTCACCAACACGCTCATCTTCGCTGTCATAG CGTCGGTCATTTTCATCCTCTGGAACATGAGGACCTTCTGGATGTCTAAGTGTCAGTCT GACTGGAGGGAGAAGTGGATCTATGACGCCTTCTGGCGCTTCCTGTTCTCCACCATCCTATTGGTCATCATGTTCCTATGGCGACCGTCGGCCAATAACCAGAG GTACGCGTTCAGTCCTCTGatagacgaggaggaggaggaggaagaggagaaggagcccATGATGAACGAGGCTTTCG AGGGGATGAAGATGAGGGGCATGAAGAACGAGACCAACGGGACGGCCAAAGGCAACAAAGTG GATGAGGATCTGAAGTGGGTTGAAGACAACATCCCATCATCTGTTGTCGACGT CGCTCTGCCTCCGCTGCTAGACTCTGATGAg GAGATCATGACGACCAAGTTCGAAATGTCAAAGATGGAgtga
- the si:ch211-137a8.4 gene encoding sodium/potassium/calcium exchanger 1: MAATEASAAPVVQEDGKTPESKPAEAEQPANNANSETVNSEVVDKDGTAVNSEVVDNKETVNNDTAAETEEGGEAAAAAGGGEEAAPPQSSENASSAEHKTSFLDSFLNKSGLGKVMGGRKKKEQSAAAGGGGEEGAAEGGEKEGEKGGEEVAAAAAEGGAEGGAEGEPAAAEKAAENAEKEEEKKAEKGKPAEAKSTVRDLIRKPVARIFSHRSTEKKDGATAEPLKQTKVRSKSLDRLEDPEALNAADTSTVEEGAAAEEAEEEQKASSSSSATTKHMKRWHSFKKLMAQKAHKKSGGGGGAGAGEDGKEEGAEGGEEGGRDSSTLDSKESGQKRWKLKRSWTFQGLKRDTSMVGISGKTKSSDKDSADNAKPEEAAEGAGGGEEAKAEGGGEEAKTEGGEEKEKVEGGEEEKEEKEEKEEKAAAAAAGGGTVTQHANEIWTSFKKRVIPKSKRANTECAPSGEEDATAAAASGEEGAADEGKDGKSAKAKRSHFGRAVSLKNFIMRKGKSSSVDMGEGAKEEEEGAQAGEAAEEGGADGEAAATEEANDKDAAEAEKTPAVESGGEAAKEEAKEEVVAKEAEKAPSETPVTNGENGCTNGTSEENATHNHQEDEEEEKKTTGSSPVKKSKEAGGVKDEANAKIINATAAVNSDKKAGNV; the protein is encoded by the exons ATGGCGGCGACGGAGGCCAGTGCGGCGCCGGTGGTCCAGGAAGACGGAAAAACCCCCGAGAGCAAGCCGGCCGAGGCCGAGCAGCCGGCGAATAACGCAAACTCAGAGACTGTCAACAGCGAGGTCGTCGATAAAGATGGCACAGCTGTCAACAGCGAGGTTGTCGATAACAAAGAGACTGTGAACAACGACACAGCGGCCGAAAccgaagagggaggagaagcagcagcggcggcaggtGGTGGCGAGGAGGCGGCACCTCCTCAGAGCTCGGAAAACGCCTCCTCGGCCGAGCACAAGACCTCGTTCCTGGACTCCTTCCTCAACAAGAGCGGCCTGGGGAAGGTGATGGGAGGacggaagaagaaggagcagagcGCGGccgccggaggaggaggagaagagggcgCAGCTGAAggaggggagaaagagggagaaaaaggaggcGAGGaagtggcggcggcggcggcggagggggGAGCAGAAGGAGGTGCAGAAGGAGAGCCGGCGGCGGCAGagaaagctgcagaaaatgcagagaaggaggaggagaagaaagcgGAGAAGGGAAAACCGGCGGAGGCCAAGTCCACAGTTCGGGATCTGATCAGGAAGCCGGTGGCGAGGATCTTCTCCCACCGCAGCACCGAGAAGAAGGACGGAGCCACCGCCGAGCCCCTGAAACAAACCAAGGTCCGGTCCAAGTCCCTGGACCGGCTGGAAGATCCCGAAGCACTTAACGCCGCCGACACCTCCACCGTAGAGGAgggagcagctgcagaggaagcagaggaggagcagaaggcctcctcgtcctcctcggcGACGACTAAGCACATGAAGCGCTGGCACTCCTTCAAGAAACTCATGGCTCAGAAGGCACACAAgaagagcggaggaggaggaggagcaggagcaggagaggatgggaaggaggaaggagcagaaggaggagaagaaggcggTAGAGACTCCTCCACGCTGGACTCCAAGGAGTCGGGGCAGAAGAGGTGGAAGCTGAAACGCTCCTGGACCTTCCAGGGCCTGAAGAGGGACACGTCCATGGTCGGCATCAGCGGCAAAACCAAGAGCTCCGACAAAGACTCTGCCGACAACGCCAAGccagaggaggcagcagagggagcaggaggaggagaggaggccaaggcggagggaggaggagaggaggccaagacggagggaggggaggagaaggagaaagtagaaggaggcgaggaggagaaggaggagaaggaggagaaagaggagaaggcggcggcagcagcggcaggaGGTGGAACGGTGACGCAACATGCCAACGAGATCTGGACCTCCTTCAAGAAGCGCGTCATCCCCAAGAGCAAACGTGCAAACACAGAGTGCGCCCCCAGCGGGGAGGAGGACGCAACTGCAGCGGCCGCCTCAG GTGAAGAAGGAGCAGCGGACGAGGGCAAAGACGGCAAATCAGCCAAGGCCAAGCGCTCGCATTTCGGCCGCGCTGTTTCCCTGAAGAACTTCATCATGCGAAAGGGCAAGTCCAGCAGCGTGGACATGGGCGAGGGagccaaggaggaggaggagggcgcaCAGGCCGGAGAAGCAGCGGAGGAAGGAGGCGCCGACGGCGAGGCCGCCGCCACCGAGGAGGCCAACGACAAAGATGCAGCAGAAGCTGAGAAGACGCCGGCGGTGGAGAGCGGAGGGGAGGCCGCGAAGGAGGAGGcgaaggaggaggtggtggcgaAGGAGGCGGAGAAGGCGCCGAGCGAAACCCCGGTGACCAACGGGGAGAACGGCTGCACCAACGGCACGTCGGAGGAGAACGCCACACACAATCaccaggaggacgaggaggaggagaagaagacgacgGGGAGCAGCCCCGTGAAGAAGAGCAAGGAGGCGGGAGGAGTGAAAGACGAGGCCAACGCCAAGATCATCAACGCTACGGCGGCGGTGAACAGCG ACAAAAAGGCGGGAAACGTGTGA